A region from the Kribbella shirazensis genome encodes:
- the argB gene encoding acetylglutamate kinase — MSYPEAVEKAAVLTEALPWLKEFHGKTVVVKYGGNAMVDEKLKRAFAEDIVFLRYAGVRVVVVHGGGPQISDMLGRLGIDSEFRGGLRVTTPEAMDVVGMVLVGKVGRELVGLLNAHGPFAVGMSGEDAGLFTAERRTALVDGEQVDIGLVGDVVEVRPEAVIDLIDAGRIPVVSTIAPDEDGLAHNVNADTAAAALASALGAAKLVVLTDVAGLYRNWPDSDEIITQIDTTELAELLPSLASGMVPKMEACLRAVESGVSRATVIDGRVPHSLLLEIFTDAGVGTQVIPS; from the coding sequence ATGAGCTACCCGGAAGCGGTCGAGAAGGCGGCCGTACTGACTGAAGCGCTGCCGTGGTTGAAGGAGTTCCACGGCAAGACCGTCGTGGTGAAGTACGGCGGGAACGCGATGGTCGACGAGAAGCTCAAGCGGGCGTTCGCCGAGGACATCGTGTTCCTCCGGTACGCCGGGGTGCGGGTCGTCGTCGTGCACGGCGGGGGACCGCAGATCAGCGACATGCTCGGTCGGCTCGGGATCGACAGCGAGTTCCGGGGCGGACTGCGGGTCACCACGCCCGAGGCGATGGACGTCGTCGGCATGGTGCTGGTCGGCAAGGTCGGCCGCGAGTTGGTCGGGCTGCTCAACGCGCACGGCCCGTTCGCGGTCGGGATGTCCGGTGAGGACGCGGGCCTGTTCACCGCGGAGCGCCGTACGGCGCTGGTGGACGGCGAGCAGGTCGACATCGGGCTCGTCGGCGACGTGGTCGAGGTCCGGCCGGAGGCGGTGATCGACCTGATCGACGCCGGCCGGATCCCGGTGGTGTCCACGATCGCGCCGGACGAGGACGGCCTGGCGCACAACGTCAACGCCGACACCGCGGCCGCCGCGCTGGCGTCCGCGCTCGGTGCGGCGAAGCTCGTCGTCCTCACCGATGTCGCCGGGCTCTACCGGAACTGGCCGGACAGCGACGAGATCATCACCCAGATCGACACCACCGAGCTGGCCGAGTTGCTGCCGTCGCTGGCATCCGGCATGGTGCCGAAGATGGAAGCCTGCCTGCGCGCGGTCGAGTCGGGTGTGTCCCGGGCGACCGTGATCGACGGCCGCGTACCGCACTCGCTCCTCCTCGAGATCTTCACCGACGCCGGAGTTGGAACCCAGGTGATTCCTTCATGA
- the argC gene encoding N-acetyl-gamma-glutamyl-phosphate reductase, with the protein MSVTVAVAGASGYAGGELLRLLSGHPEVEIGALTAGGNAGTALGAHHPHLVPLAGRILVETTAENLAGHDVVFLALPHGQSAGIAEQLGDDVTVIDCGADFRLTEAEAWVEFYGGEHAGSWPYGLPELPGQRDKLRGSNRVAVPGCYPTVSTLALLPAVQNGLVDSTQLVVVAVSGTSGAGKAPKAHLLGAEVMGSASAYGVGGVHRHTPEIEQNLTPYADQPVSVSFTPVLAPMARGILATCSAPIAEGTDYAALRKAYEDAYADEPFIHLLPEGQWPQTQATLGANTVQLQVALDQRTGRVVIVAAMDNLTKGTAGAAVQCMNLATGLDETLALPLVGVAP; encoded by the coding sequence ATGAGTGTGACGGTGGCGGTAGCCGGGGCCAGTGGGTATGCGGGAGGCGAGCTGCTCCGGTTGCTGAGCGGCCACCCCGAGGTGGAGATCGGCGCCCTGACCGCCGGCGGGAACGCCGGTACGGCGCTCGGCGCGCACCACCCGCACCTCGTGCCGCTGGCCGGGCGCATCCTGGTCGAGACCACGGCGGAGAATCTCGCCGGTCACGACGTGGTGTTCCTGGCCCTGCCGCACGGACAGTCCGCCGGAATCGCCGAGCAGCTCGGCGATGACGTCACCGTGATCGACTGCGGCGCGGACTTCCGGCTGACCGAGGCCGAGGCGTGGGTCGAGTTCTACGGCGGCGAGCACGCCGGATCCTGGCCGTACGGGCTCCCGGAGCTCCCCGGGCAACGGGACAAGCTCCGCGGGTCGAACCGGGTCGCCGTACCGGGGTGTTACCCGACCGTCTCCACACTGGCCCTGCTGCCCGCCGTACAGAACGGGCTCGTCGACTCCACGCAGCTCGTGGTGGTCGCGGTCAGCGGTACGTCGGGCGCGGGCAAGGCGCCGAAGGCACACCTGCTCGGTGCGGAGGTGATGGGTTCCGCGTCGGCGTACGGCGTCGGCGGGGTGCACCGGCACACGCCGGAGATCGAGCAGAACCTCACGCCGTACGCCGACCAACCTGTGAGCGTCTCGTTCACGCCGGTGCTCGCGCCGATGGCCCGCGGCATCCTGGCGACCTGCAGCGCGCCGATTGCCGAGGGCACCGACTACGCGGCGCTCCGGAAGGCCTACGAGGACGCGTACGCCGACGAGCCCTTCATCCACCTGCTGCCCGAGGGACAGTGGCCGCAGACCCAGGCCACCCTCGGGGCGAACACCGTGCAACTGCAGGTCGCCCTCGACCAGCGCACCGGCCGTGTCGTCATTGTGGCCGCGATGGACAACCTCACCAAGGGCACCGCCGGCGCCGCCGTGCAGTGCATGAACCTGGCCACCGGTCTCGACGAGACCCTGGCCCTTCCTCTAGTAGGAGTAGCTCCGTGA
- a CDS encoding RNA polymerase sigma-70 factor: MTEEQLAREFAEHRQVLVGAAYRVVGSVSDAEDVVQEAWLRWSAIDHDDIRDPRAYLIRITTRLALNRLREQKARREQYVGPWLPEPLATDDDPAAAVELADSVSMAMLVVLETLSPLERATFVLREVFDLPYDEIADTLGRSEAAVRQLAHRARGHVHARQPRHPVDKARHDELTMRFMQAAGSGDFDQVVALLAPEAVLISDGGGKKRAALRPIQGAEKIARWMFAVLADYPEFEIRMATLNDELAYIAYVDDEPDTVTFMKSADGRITELYLIRNPDKLGTVPPLHPLEP, translated from the coding sequence GTGACCGAGGAGCAGCTCGCCCGCGAGTTCGCCGAACACCGCCAGGTGCTGGTCGGCGCGGCGTACCGGGTCGTCGGCAGCGTGAGCGACGCGGAGGACGTGGTCCAGGAGGCGTGGCTGCGCTGGTCCGCGATCGACCACGACGACATCCGCGACCCGCGGGCGTACCTGATCCGCATCACGACCCGGCTGGCGCTCAACCGGTTGCGCGAGCAGAAGGCCCGCCGAGAGCAGTACGTCGGCCCGTGGCTGCCGGAGCCGCTGGCGACCGACGACGACCCGGCGGCCGCGGTCGAACTGGCGGACTCGGTCAGTATGGCCATGCTCGTCGTCCTCGAGACGTTGTCACCGCTCGAGCGCGCCACATTCGTCCTGCGGGAGGTGTTCGACCTGCCGTACGACGAGATCGCCGACACACTCGGCCGCTCGGAGGCCGCCGTACGGCAGCTTGCCCATCGCGCCCGGGGACACGTGCACGCGCGGCAGCCGCGGCACCCCGTCGACAAGGCGCGGCACGACGAGCTGACGATGCGGTTCATGCAGGCGGCCGGCTCGGGTGACTTCGACCAGGTGGTGGCGCTGCTCGCGCCGGAGGCCGTCCTGATCAGCGACGGCGGCGGGAAGAAGAGGGCCGCGCTGCGCCCGATCCAGGGTGCGGAGAAGATCGCGCGCTGGATGTTCGCCGTACTCGCGGACTACCCGGAGTTCGAGATCCGGATGGCGACACTGAACGACGAACTCGCCTATATCGCGTACGTCGACGACGAGCCGGACACCGTCACGTTCATGAAGAGCGCCGACGGCCGGATCACCGAGCTGTACCTGATCCGGAACCCCGACAAGCTGGGCACCGTGCCTCCGCTGCACCCTCTGGAGCCGTAG
- a CDS encoding carboxymuconolactone decarboxylase family protein, which translates to MARIGLEHRRSLTVRLVEWGTRRRYRKVLDPVKLALHNRRVLVSATLMETTAARWNTLDPGLKALSVMVASARIGCSWCMDFGYWESHHQGVDPAKLRDVPRWRDSDAYTDLERAVMDYTEAMTATPPEVTDEQVERLRQDLSDEQLVELTAVVALENYRSRFNSALGLTSQGFKEYCELRPVQ; encoded by the coding sequence ATGGCGCGGATCGGGCTGGAGCACCGGCGGTCCTTGACGGTGCGGCTGGTGGAGTGGGGCACCCGGCGGAGGTACCGGAAGGTGCTGGACCCGGTGAAGCTGGCGTTGCACAACCGGCGGGTCCTGGTGTCGGCGACGCTGATGGAGACCACGGCGGCACGCTGGAACACGCTGGACCCGGGACTGAAGGCGCTGAGTGTGATGGTGGCGTCGGCGCGGATCGGCTGCAGCTGGTGCATGGACTTCGGCTACTGGGAATCCCATCACCAGGGTGTCGATCCCGCGAAGCTGCGCGATGTGCCAAGGTGGCGGGACAGCGACGCCTACACGGATCTGGAGCGCGCGGTGATGGACTACACCGAGGCGATGACCGCCACCCCGCCGGAGGTCACCGACGAGCAGGTCGAGCGGCTGCGCCAGGACCTCAGCGACGAGCAACTGGTCGAACTGACCGCGGTCGTGGCGCTGGAGAACTACCGGTCCCGGTTCAACTCCGCTCTCGGTCTCACCAGCCAGGGGTTCAAGGAGTACTGCGAACTGAGGCCGGTGCAGTGA
- the argJ gene encoding bifunctional glutamate N-acetyltransferase/amino-acid acetyltransferase ArgJ — translation MTVDITPDAALDSGVDRSAGVTAPAGFRAAGVIAGIKPAGTPDLTVVVNDGPHDVAAGVFTTNKVKAAPVLWSQQVLTAGKLKAVVLNSGGANACTGPEGFQDTHKTAEKLAEVLGVGAAEIGVCSTGLIGERLPMDKLIPGVDAAVAALGDDAAAGLAAATAVMTTDNVPKQAALRHPDGWSIGGFAKGAGMCAPNMATMLSVITTDAVLDQPHLDHALRNAVGKTFNRLDVDGGTSTNDTVLLLSSGASGVTVTPEAFEAALTALAADLVKQLQADAEGVTKHVSITVQGAATEAEALAAAKIVAEDNLCKTAFFASDPNWGRIAMAVGNAPTAFDPSLLDIRLNGAAICVAGGKGVDRSEADLSGLEIDVVIDLHAGPASATVLTTDLSHAYVEENSAYSS, via the coding sequence GTGACCGTCGATATCACCCCGGACGCTGCGCTGGATTCTGGAGTCGATCGGAGCGCCGGTGTCACCGCGCCGGCCGGCTTCCGAGCGGCCGGGGTGATCGCCGGGATCAAGCCCGCCGGTACGCCGGACCTCACCGTCGTGGTCAACGACGGCCCGCACGACGTCGCCGCCGGCGTCTTCACCACGAACAAGGTGAAGGCCGCGCCGGTGCTCTGGTCGCAGCAGGTCCTGACCGCCGGCAAGCTCAAGGCCGTCGTCCTGAACTCCGGCGGCGCCAACGCGTGCACCGGACCCGAAGGCTTCCAGGACACGCACAAGACCGCCGAGAAGCTGGCCGAGGTGCTCGGCGTCGGCGCCGCGGAGATCGGCGTCTGCTCGACGGGCCTGATCGGCGAACGCCTCCCGATGGACAAGCTGATTCCAGGTGTCGACGCGGCCGTCGCGGCGCTCGGTGACGACGCCGCGGCCGGTCTGGCGGCGGCGACCGCGGTGATGACGACCGACAACGTGCCGAAGCAGGCCGCGCTTCGGCACCCCGACGGGTGGAGCATCGGCGGCTTCGCGAAGGGCGCCGGGATGTGCGCGCCGAACATGGCGACGATGCTGAGCGTGATCACCACCGACGCCGTCCTCGACCAGCCGCACCTCGACCACGCGCTGCGCAACGCGGTCGGCAAGACCTTCAACCGGCTCGACGTCGACGGCGGTACGTCGACCAACGACACCGTGCTGCTGCTGAGCTCTGGCGCCTCCGGGGTGACCGTGACGCCCGAGGCGTTCGAGGCCGCTTTGACCGCCCTGGCTGCTGACCTGGTGAAGCAGTTGCAGGCGGACGCGGAGGGCGTCACGAAGCACGTGAGCATCACGGTCCAGGGTGCCGCGACCGAGGCGGAGGCGCTGGCCGCCGCCAAGATCGTTGCCGAGGACAATCTGTGCAAGACGGCGTTCTTCGCCTCCGATCCGAACTGGGGACGGATCGCGATGGCGGTCGGGAACGCGCCCACCGCCTTCGACCCGTCGCTGCTCGACATCAGGCTGAACGGCGCTGCCATCTGTGTCGCCGGCGGCAAGGGCGTCGACCGCTCCGAGGCGGACCTGAGCGGTCTCGAGATCGACGTGGTCATCGACCTGCACGCCGGCCCGGCGTCGGCGACCGTCCTCACCACGGACCTGTCGCACGCGTACGTCGAAGAGAACTCGGCGTACTCGTCATGA
- a CDS encoding Ig-like domain-containing protein codes for MSLGTISANAYQVPTAPFGQGDSATTVMPGSGLRQTITVSGLTELGDPTTAGFRGIGPATYQPAIETKTPAQDVVVNTGDCASTGGCGDRGTLTITFSQPVRNPVLHLGGLGGSVTRTVSGRTTAQSELHSILKLATPGLSLTKLGQGNNLAVTSDTITAANHDAGPNCVNTKSPSGLDTSATAACGSVRVNGVVTTVAFDMSALFTKHPKLPALNTGSSGDAFSIVASTPEDFGDAPTTYGAAWSVLSDVHLGKDVTEDNAAIANGSTGPATPDQSDDGVVFKPLRTSQASYSADLQLAGTSKAGRACAWIDLNVNGAFEPGERACAAFAAQQSTITLRWSELAPKAGASYARVRVGYDVAQVEKPTGAADAGEVEDHQFAITPPPPPVPVDDTVTTGFGTAVVVPVLANDKPGDPAAPLTPGTLCLVNGSTCVQMVNVVGQAKYVAKPDGTVRVEPVPGFVGTAKPITYRVADSNGTAATAKLTVTVSLPARPVANPDTVTTPQNVSVAVKPLANDRAAAGVQLASGSVVLRDPADATFKKKVVIAGEGAYVVKPDGGVDFVPVPQFTGVGTSIGYRVADTTHQTAESTLAVTVTAVTPTANGDSVSTAFDTDIVVPVLDNDLPGSPDAPLVPGSLRLVDPASKQLVAKVTIARQGTFLVTGGKVNFQPVHGFTGVGTPVTYQVLDKNGTAARADLTVSVAAPGPPVANPDTITTVQGQSVVATVLANDEPGPTGAALKPGSVRLLTATRPVLSLVVAGEGKYSVRTDGTVVFDPLPAFSGKATAVGYQVADGNGAIGKSTLTARVTKVQPDASDDTARTAYDTKVTVPVLANDTAGDPSIPLVPSTVRLIDPATKRPTATLVVPGQAKYTTTAEGAVEVDPLPKFTGAATPVSYRVADVNGTPTTATLTVTIAKPPAPTATPDTATGKQNVTLRVNPPLNDLAGSGTTLDPRSLLLVDPADGALKKLVKLPGQADYQVNPDGTVTVDPLPTFTGTAAKVTYRIADEFGQTARSTITVTIAPITPVAADDTARTPYGKKVTVNVLANDKPGDPTAPLVPGSLQLVDPADGLPKATVRIRNEGVYTAGGGAVRFEPGAMFRGPGTPLTYQVADRNGTRTTARLTVAVGQPPVAIADTASTLQNVTVTVNVLSNDRPGTDAKLDRGSVGLLGAEGYVKSRTVAGQGTYAVQPSGAIEFDPLPAFRGQARAVQYRVADSDGNYAASTLSMTVTAVNPVAVNDSAITPYGQALTVKVLANDKAGDASAPLKPASLVIKDASGRYGKTLTRAGEGTYSVDAYGAVTVTPAKAFQGVTTPTTYRIADANGTTAEGLLLVTVGKGPSAVADEVSTKQNVTVAVDPLANDEPGTGAQFDRASVQVYRGAWGPKAVIPGQGVFTVKSGRITFDPEPAYRGVVSVAYQVKDSTGNPASASVTVTVAPVVPVIKDDAASTPYETALTVDVLANDEPGDVSAPLVAGGVRLVDPVTGAAVPALVVPGEGTFTVQPSGAIRFAPVDGYAGVAVPVGYQVADRNGTIGAGSLTITVQARPVAVPDEARTKQHVAVAVDPLANDKPGPGATLDPKSLLLVGPSGALVDQVAIAGQGTYVVADGKVTFTPDATFSGTARPVAYDVKDSNRNSGRATITVTVVPVRPVLVDDSAKTAFGTAAVVNVLGNDKAGDPSAPLRPSSVVLRDPADAKEKKSVTVPREGTFAVDAAGAVTYTPAKGFVGTTRALSYRVTDANGTSGTALLDVTVAGPLLAKAAPDTATGTPGNPVAVNPLLNDSGEIRPSSVCLRTPSGTCAKNVTNGAGTWTVGTDGTVTLKPVATFTGTAKVTYERTDDTGEIVAAPVKFTVGAAPAAEPRTVNRTHLAATGGPPAIVLTLGILLAALGATLVAIARTRK; via the coding sequence TTGAGTCTGGGCACGATCTCCGCGAACGCCTACCAGGTGCCGACCGCACCGTTCGGGCAAGGGGACTCGGCCACCACGGTGATGCCGGGTTCGGGGCTGCGGCAGACGATCACCGTGAGCGGGCTGACCGAGCTCGGTGATCCGACGACCGCGGGCTTCCGTGGTATCGGCCCGGCCACGTACCAGCCCGCGATCGAGACCAAGACTCCGGCGCAGGACGTGGTGGTGAACACCGGCGACTGCGCGTCCACCGGCGGCTGTGGCGATCGCGGCACGCTGACGATCACGTTCTCCCAGCCGGTGCGCAACCCGGTGCTGCACCTCGGCGGTCTGGGCGGCTCCGTCACCCGGACTGTCAGCGGCCGGACGACCGCGCAGTCCGAGCTGCACTCGATCCTGAAGCTCGCCACTCCCGGCCTCAGCCTCACGAAGCTCGGCCAGGGCAACAACCTCGCCGTCACCAGCGACACGATCACCGCCGCGAACCACGACGCCGGCCCGAACTGCGTGAATACCAAGAGCCCGTCAGGCCTGGACACCTCCGCGACCGCCGCCTGCGGATCGGTCCGCGTCAACGGCGTCGTCACCACGGTCGCGTTCGACATGTCGGCGCTGTTCACGAAGCATCCGAAGCTGCCGGCGCTGAACACCGGCTCCTCGGGCGACGCGTTCTCGATCGTCGCGTCCACGCCCGAGGACTTCGGCGATGCGCCCACGACGTACGGCGCGGCGTGGTCGGTGCTCAGCGACGTACACCTCGGCAAGGACGTCACCGAGGACAACGCCGCGATCGCCAACGGCAGCACCGGCCCGGCCACACCTGACCAGTCCGACGACGGTGTCGTCTTCAAGCCGCTCCGCACGAGTCAGGCGTCGTACTCCGCCGACCTGCAGCTTGCCGGTACGTCGAAGGCGGGCCGCGCGTGCGCGTGGATCGACCTCAACGTCAACGGCGCGTTCGAACCGGGCGAGCGGGCCTGTGCCGCGTTCGCCGCCCAGCAGTCGACGATCACGCTGCGCTGGTCCGAGCTCGCTCCGAAGGCCGGAGCGTCGTACGCGCGGGTCCGGGTCGGGTACGACGTCGCGCAGGTCGAGAAGCCGACCGGGGCCGCGGATGCCGGTGAGGTCGAGGACCACCAGTTCGCGATTACGCCGCCGCCCCCGCCGGTGCCGGTCGACGACACCGTGACGACCGGGTTCGGCACCGCGGTCGTCGTACCGGTGCTGGCCAACGACAAGCCCGGCGATCCGGCCGCGCCGCTCACGCCCGGCACCTTGTGCCTGGTCAACGGCAGCACCTGCGTGCAGATGGTCAACGTCGTCGGTCAGGCGAAGTACGTCGCCAAACCCGACGGCACCGTCCGCGTCGAGCCGGTGCCGGGCTTCGTCGGTACGGCCAAGCCGATCACCTACCGCGTTGCCGACAGCAACGGCACTGCGGCTACCGCCAAGCTGACCGTGACGGTGTCCCTCCCGGCGCGCCCGGTGGCCAACCCCGACACCGTGACCACTCCGCAGAACGTCAGCGTGGCCGTCAAGCCGCTCGCCAACGACCGCGCCGCCGCGGGTGTGCAGCTGGCCTCCGGCTCCGTCGTACTGCGTGATCCGGCCGACGCGACGTTCAAGAAGAAGGTCGTGATCGCGGGCGAAGGCGCGTACGTCGTGAAGCCGGACGGTGGCGTGGACTTCGTCCCGGTGCCGCAGTTCACCGGCGTCGGGACGTCGATCGGCTACCGCGTCGCGGACACCACCCACCAAACCGCTGAGTCCACGCTGGCCGTCACAGTCACCGCGGTCACGCCGACGGCCAACGGTGACTCGGTTTCGACGGCGTTCGACACCGACATCGTCGTACCCGTGCTCGACAACGATCTGCCCGGCTCGCCGGACGCGCCGCTCGTCCCCGGATCGCTCCGGCTGGTGGACCCGGCCAGCAAGCAGCTCGTCGCGAAGGTGACGATCGCCCGGCAAGGCACCTTCCTGGTGACCGGCGGGAAGGTGAACTTCCAGCCGGTGCACGGCTTCACCGGAGTCGGGACACCGGTGACCTACCAGGTGCTCGACAAGAACGGTACGGCGGCGCGCGCCGATCTCACGGTCTCCGTCGCGGCGCCCGGCCCTCCGGTCGCGAACCCGGACACCATCACGACTGTGCAAGGGCAGTCCGTGGTGGCAACAGTGCTGGCCAACGACGAGCCCGGCCCGACCGGCGCGGCGCTGAAGCCGGGCAGTGTGCGGCTCCTGACGGCGACCAGGCCGGTGCTGTCACTTGTCGTCGCAGGCGAGGGCAAGTACTCGGTCAGGACCGACGGCACTGTGGTCTTCGACCCGCTGCCTGCCTTCAGCGGTAAGGCGACCGCGGTCGGCTATCAAGTGGCCGACGGCAACGGAGCGATCGGGAAGTCGACGCTGACGGCCCGCGTGACGAAGGTCCAGCCGGACGCGTCCGACGACACCGCGCGGACGGCGTACGACACGAAGGTGACCGTGCCGGTCCTGGCGAACGACACCGCGGGCGACCCGTCGATCCCGCTGGTACCGAGCACCGTCCGGCTGATCGATCCGGCCACGAAGCGGCCGACGGCGACGCTCGTGGTCCCCGGCCAGGCGAAGTACACGACGACGGCGGAGGGCGCGGTCGAGGTCGACCCGCTGCCCAAGTTCACCGGCGCCGCGACCCCCGTCAGCTACCGCGTCGCGGACGTGAACGGTACGCCGACCACCGCGACGCTGACCGTCACGATCGCCAAACCACCGGCCCCGACCGCGACACCCGACACAGCGACCGGCAAGCAGAACGTCACGCTCCGCGTGAACCCGCCGCTCAACGACCTCGCGGGCTCCGGGACCACGCTCGACCCGCGCAGCCTCCTGCTGGTCGATCCGGCCGACGGAGCGCTGAAGAAGCTGGTGAAGCTCCCGGGCCAGGCCGACTACCAGGTCAACCCGGACGGAACGGTGACCGTCGATCCGCTGCCCACGTTCACCGGCACGGCAGCCAAGGTGACGTACCGGATCGCCGACGAGTTCGGTCAGACCGCGCGGTCGACGATCACGGTCACGATCGCGCCGATCACCCCGGTCGCGGCCGACGACACCGCGCGGACGCCGTACGGCAAGAAGGTCACGGTGAACGTGCTGGCGAACGACAAGCCGGGTGACCCGACCGCCCCGCTGGTGCCGGGCAGTCTGCAGCTCGTCGATCCGGCCGATGGATTGCCGAAGGCAACGGTACGGATCCGGAACGAGGGTGTGTACACGGCCGGCGGGGGAGCGGTCCGGTTCGAGCCGGGCGCGATGTTCCGCGGGCCCGGTACGCCGCTGACGTACCAGGTGGCCGACCGGAACGGGACAAGGACGACCGCGCGCTTGACGGTCGCGGTCGGTCAGCCGCCGGTCGCGATCGCCGACACCGCCTCCACACTGCAGAACGTCACTGTGACGGTGAACGTGCTGTCCAACGACCGGCCGGGCACGGACGCGAAGCTCGACCGCGGTTCGGTCGGCCTGCTCGGTGCGGAGGGGTACGTGAAGTCTCGGACGGTCGCTGGGCAGGGCACGTATGCGGTGCAGCCCAGCGGTGCGATCGAGTTCGATCCGCTGCCCGCGTTCCGCGGCCAGGCGCGCGCGGTGCAGTACCGGGTCGCGGACTCGGACGGCAACTACGCGGCGTCGACGCTGAGCATGACCGTGACAGCGGTCAACCCGGTCGCCGTCAACGATTCGGCGATCACGCCGTACGGGCAGGCGCTCACGGTCAAGGTGCTGGCGAACGACAAGGCGGGCGACGCGTCCGCGCCACTGAAGCCGGCGAGCCTGGTCATCAAGGACGCCAGCGGGCGCTACGGCAAGACGCTGACGCGTGCCGGTGAGGGGACGTACTCCGTCGACGCCTACGGAGCGGTGACGGTCACGCCCGCCAAGGCCTTCCAGGGCGTGACGACGCCGACGACGTACCGGATCGCGGACGCCAACGGCACCACCGCGGAGGGCCTGCTGCTGGTGACGGTCGGCAAGGGGCCGTCGGCGGTGGCGGACGAGGTGAGCACGAAGCAGAACGTGACGGTCGCCGTCGATCCGCTCGCGAACGACGAGCCGGGGACGGGCGCGCAGTTCGACCGCGCGTCGGTCCAGGTGTACCGCGGGGCGTGGGGACCGAAGGCGGTGATCCCGGGGCAGGGCGTGTTCACCGTGAAGTCCGGCCGGATCACGTTCGATCCCGAACCGGCGTACCGCGGGGTCGTGTCGGTCGCGTACCAGGTCAAGGACTCGACCGGGAACCCGGCGAGTGCATCCGTCACGGTGACGGTCGCGCCGGTCGTGCCCGTGATCAAGGACGACGCTGCGAGCACGCCGTACGAGACCGCGCTCACGGTCGACGTCCTCGCGAACGACGAGCCGGGTGACGTGAGTGCTCCGCTGGTAGCGGGCGGCGTACGGCTGGTGGATCCGGTGACCGGAGCCGCGGTGCCGGCGCTGGTCGTGCCGGGGGAGGGGACGTTCACGGTGCAGCCGTCCGGCGCGATCCGGTTCGCGCCGGTGGACGGGTACGCCGGGGTGGCGGTCCCGGTCGGGTACCAGGTGGCCGACCGCAACGGAACGATCGGCGCCGGATCGTTGACGATCACCGTGCAGGCTCGGCCGGTGGCGGTGCCGGACGAAGCGCGGACCAAACAACACGTCGCGGTGGCCGTCGATCCGCTCGCGAACGACAAGCCGGGTCCGGGCGCGACCCTCGACCCGAAGTCGCTGCTGCTCGTCGGGCCGAGTGGTGCACTGGTCGATCAGGTGGCGATCGCGGGGCAGGGCACGTACGTCGTGGCCGACGGCAAGGTGACGTTCACCCCCGACGCGACGTTCTCGGGCACCGCGCGGCCGGTGGCGTACGACGTGAAGGACAGCAACCGGAACTCGGGCCGCGCGACGATCACCGTGACGGTCGTGCCGGTGCGTCCGGTGCTCGTCGACGACAGTGCCAAGACCGCGTTCGGTACGGCGGCCGTCGTGAACGTGCTCGGCAACGACAAGGCCGGTGACCCGTCGGCGCCGCTCCGCCCGAGTTCCGTCGTCCTGCGGGATCCCGCCGACGCCAAGGAGAAGAAGTCCGTGACCGTGCCGCGCGAGGGCACGTTCGCGGTGGATGCCGCCGGCGCGGTCACCTACACGCCGGCGAAGGGTTTCGTCGGTACGACGCGTGCGCTGTCCTATCGGGTCACCGACGCGAACGGAACGTCGGGCACCGCGCTGCTCGACGTGACCGTCGCCGGACCGCTGCTCGCCAAGGCGGCACCCGACACCGCGACCGGTACGCCGGGCAACCCGGTCGCGGTGAACCCGCTGCTCAACGACAGCGGGGAGATCAGGCCGAGCTCGGTCTGCCTCCGGACGCCGAGCGGCACGTGCGCGAAGAACGTCACCAACGGCGCCGGCACCTGGACGGTCGGCACGGACGGAACGGTCACGCTCAAACCGGTGGCCACGTTCACGGGCACCGCGAAGGTGACCTACGAGCGGACCGACGACACCGGCGAGATCGTTGCCGCGCCGGTGAAGTTCACCGTCGGGGCCGCACCGGCCGCGGAGCCACGCACCGTCAACCGCACCCACCTGGCCGCAACCGGTGGCCCACCAGCGATCGTCCTCACCCTCGGCATCCTCCTCGCCGCGCTCGGCGCAACCCTGGTCGCCATCGCACGCACACGGAAGTGA
- a CDS encoding GNAT family N-acetyltransferase, with the protein MKYLVADPDEALDPGLRADLLDTWVAATNAGGAVGHTAPAPVDQIAENLDGALGRVAAGLDLLGVLHDGERYVGMGMLVARGGVLQPHWRTVLRVMVHPEHQGNGGGRMLMEGLRGSAVDLGLEQLQLTIRGGLGLENFYGPLGYRIVGTHPRAIRVAPDDYRDEITLVMDL; encoded by the coding sequence GTGAAGTACCTGGTGGCGGACCCGGACGAGGCACTCGATCCGGGGTTGCGGGCGGACCTGCTGGACACGTGGGTCGCGGCCACGAACGCGGGCGGCGCGGTCGGGCACACCGCGCCGGCGCCGGTGGACCAGATCGCCGAGAACCTCGACGGCGCGCTCGGCCGGGTCGCGGCCGGCCTGGACCTGCTCGGCGTGTTGCACGACGGCGAGCGGTACGTCGGGATGGGCATGCTGGTCGCCCGCGGAGGCGTTCTGCAGCCGCACTGGCGCACGGTGCTGCGGGTGATGGTGCATCCGGAGCACCAGGGCAACGGCGGCGGCCGGATGCTGATGGAGGGTCTGCGCGGCTCCGCGGTCGATCTCGGCCTCGAGCAACTCCAGCTCACCATTCGCGGCGGCCTCGGCCTGGAGAACTTCTACGGCCCCCTCGGCTACCGCATCGTCGGCACCCATCCCCGCGCGATCCGGGTCGCCCCGGACGACTACCGCGACGAGATCACACTGGTCATGGACCTGTAG